Proteins encoded by one window of Pseudomonadota bacterium:
- a CDS encoding undecaprenyl-diphosphate phosphatase, giving the protein MITALQAVIQGIVEGITEFLPISSTGHLIVSERLIGMPKDDAFEIVIQLGAIIAVVWYYREELLEQLRRVAVEPIVRRLWLNLLIAFLPVAVVGLLAHKHIKALLFSPLVVAASLVIGGVILIVTDSDEAEEAQRFPNGIYDLMPGHALKIGVAQLFSLIPGMSRSGSTIVGGMLTGLDRATATKFSFFLAIPTLGSATLYEMLKERHHILAGGNTVPFLIGTAVSFVVALMAIGWLLRFISSNSFKGFGIYRIVAGLTIVALVYGGVIPRAGAQTEGGAPAVTPSAAPSVMASPSASGRPANKPRSEGADDRGLPSPSAKPSAGERPAHAR; this is encoded by the coding sequence ATCTCATCGACCGGACACCTCATCGTATCAGAGCGGCTCATCGGCATGCCGAAGGATGATGCCTTCGAGATCGTCATCCAGCTGGGCGCCATCATCGCGGTGGTGTGGTACTACCGTGAAGAGCTGCTCGAGCAGCTGCGCCGCGTGGCCGTGGAGCCCATCGTCCGGCGGCTGTGGCTCAACCTCCTCATCGCATTCCTCCCCGTCGCCGTGGTCGGGCTCCTCGCCCACAAGCACATCAAGGCGCTGCTGTTCTCTCCCCTCGTAGTTGCGGCCTCGCTGGTGATCGGCGGGGTGATTCTCATCGTCACCGACTCCGACGAGGCCGAGGAGGCGCAGCGCTTCCCGAACGGCATCTACGACCTCATGCCAGGCCACGCCCTAAAGATCGGCGTGGCGCAGCTGTTCTCGCTCATCCCTGGGATGTCCCGGTCCGGGTCGACCATCGTGGGCGGCATGCTCACCGGTCTCGACCGGGCCACCGCCACCAAGTTCTCTTTCTTCCTTGCCATCCCCACCCTGGGAAGCGCGACGCTCTACGAGATGCTGAAAGAGCGCCATCACATCCTGGCCGGCGGGAACACGGTGCCCTTCCTCATCGGGACAGCGGTCTCATTCGTCGTTGCGCTGATGGCCATCGGGTGGCTGCTGCGATTCATCTCGAGCAACAGCTTCAAGGGCTTTGGCATCTACCGCATCGTCGCGGGCCTGACCATCGTGGCGCTGGTCTACGGTGGGGTCATTCCCCGCGCGGGAGCCCAGACCGAGGGCGGCGCGCCCGCGGTCACGCCCTCTGCCGCGCCGTCGGTGATGGCGTCTCCGAGCGCGTCTGGGCGCCCCGCGAACAAGCCGCGCAGCGAAGGGGCAGACGACAGAGGACTTCCTTCCCCCTCTGCGAAGCCCTCGGCGGGCGAGCGCCCCGCGCACGCCCGGTAG